Proteins encoded in a region of the Anoxybacillus amylolyticus genome:
- the fliW gene encoding flagellar assembly protein FliW, whose protein sequence is MKLRTKYHGEVEVNGTDIFYFSNGIPGFLDEKQFVLLPIEDTPFIILQSVKTPVLGFAMIDPFLYFPDYDIELDEQTIERLELSSERDVAVYVILTVADPFENTTANLQAPIVVNRAKKLGKQVILTNTPYRTKHRLFPEKAGAK, encoded by the coding sequence ATGAAACTCCGTACAAAATACCACGGTGAGGTGGAAGTTAATGGCACAGACATTTTTTATTTTTCAAACGGTATTCCAGGATTTTTAGACGAAAAACAGTTTGTTTTGTTGCCGATTGAGGATACCCCTTTTATTATTTTACAGTCGGTGAAGACACCAGTACTTGGATTTGCAATGATTGACCCGTTTTTGTATTTTCCAGACTACGATATTGAACTGGATGAGCAAACTATCGAACGGCTTGAACTTTCGTCTGAACGTGATGTGGCAGTATACGTTATTTTAACGGTTGCTGATCCGTTTGAGAATACAACTGCTAACTTACAGGCACCGATTGTTGTAAACCGTGCAAAAAAATTAGGCAAGCAGGTGATTCTAACGAATACACCTTACCGAACGAAGCACCGGTTATTTCCTGAAAAAGCAGGAGCTAAGTAA
- a CDS encoding glycosyltransferase, producing the protein MNDKKIAFICCVNNRALYEESVRYVKSLHVPVGYEIELIAIEGAYSITSGYNQGMRQTDAKYKVYLHQDVFIVNKNFLYDIIALFEKYPKLGLIGVAGAKTIPKNGVWWESTQRFGKVYDSHTGEMKLLSFKDTELDYEPVQAIDGLIMVTQYDIPWRDDLFTGWHFYDLSQCQEFWLAGYEVGIVRQNEPWCIHDCGIVNVKNGFDKYRRKFMDVYGEEVRRLNKQFLPLVSVLIPTYNRPYYFELALQSVLNQTYENIEIIVCDDSTNDGVKNVIEPYLKKYSHIKYYRNDPPLVAGNFDRCFELAKGQYINYLMDDDLFHPEKIEKMIQYFETHKDVILVTSYRKLIDENGYELPDLPTTKKLFYEDTIIDGKVLGDYMLKNNVNAIGEPTTVLFKKQHLCETFGHINGRRVPILNDLTSWILLLEKGKAVYISEPLSYFRQHPGQNQKSLKFAKNAIGDWIYLITQSRNKGFLAVETDYKLALNNVLKTAHYVLQLYINESQTNLLDYEELKSNFEILTTEIVGNVQKTDIQC; encoded by the coding sequence ATGAATGACAAAAAAATTGCCTTTATTTGTTGTGTTAATAATCGAGCTTTATATGAAGAATCTGTACGGTATGTAAAATCTCTTCATGTGCCAGTGGGATATGAAATTGAATTAATTGCTATCGAAGGTGCTTACAGTATCACTTCAGGATACAATCAAGGAATGAGGCAGACAGATGCAAAGTATAAAGTGTATTTGCATCAGGATGTGTTTATAGTTAACAAAAATTTCTTATATGATATTATTGCTCTTTTTGAAAAGTATCCTAAATTAGGGTTGATTGGAGTAGCTGGGGCTAAAACAATTCCAAAAAACGGTGTTTGGTGGGAGAGCACGCAACGATTTGGCAAGGTTTATGACAGTCATACTGGGGAAATGAAGTTATTAAGTTTTAAAGATACAGAACTAGATTATGAACCTGTTCAAGCGATCGATGGTTTAATAATGGTTACTCAATACGACATTCCATGGCGGGATGATTTGTTTACGGGCTGGCATTTTTATGACCTTTCGCAATGTCAAGAGTTTTGGCTAGCGGGTTACGAGGTAGGGATTGTACGCCAAAATGAGCCATGGTGCATACACGATTGCGGTATAGTGAATGTGAAAAATGGTTTTGATAAGTATAGAAGAAAATTTATGGACGTCTATGGAGAAGAAGTCCGGAGATTAAATAAACAGTTTTTGCCTCTTGTGAGTGTGTTAATCCCTACTTATAATCGTCCGTATTATTTTGAACTTGCTTTACAAAGCGTACTAAATCAAACTTATGAAAATATTGAGATCATTGTGTGCGATGATAGTACAAATGATGGGGTGAAAAATGTAATAGAGCCTTATTTAAAGAAATACAGTCACATTAAATACTATAGAAATGATCCGCCATTGGTAGCCGGAAATTTTGATCGCTGTTTTGAGTTAGCTAAAGGTCAATATATTAATTATTTAATGGATGACGATTTGTTTCATCCAGAAAAAATAGAAAAGATGATTCAGTATTTTGAAACTCATAAAGATGTGATACTTGTTACATCGTATAGAAAATTGATTGACGAAAACGGATATGAGCTACCTGATTTGCCAACTACTAAGAAACTTTTTTATGAAGATACGATTATTGACGGAAAAGTACTGGGAGATTATATGCTTAAAAATAACGTTAATGCCATAGGGGAGCCAACGACTGTGCTATTTAAAAAGCAACATTTGTGCGAGACCTTTGGGCATATTAATGGCCGAAGAGTCCCAATACTTAATGATTTGACATCGTGGATATTGCTCTTAGAGAAAGGAAAGGCTGTATATATATCTGAACCATTAAGTTACTTTAGGCAACATCCCGGTCAAAATCAAAAATCATTAAAGTTTGCCAAGAATGCGATAGGAGATTGGATATACTTAATAACACAATCGCGTAACAAAGGTTTTTTAGCAGTTGAAACGGATTATAAGCTGGCATTGAATAACGTGCTCAAAACGGCTCACTATGTCCTACAATTGTATATTAATGAGTCTCAAACAAATTTGCTTGATTACGAAGAATTGAAGTCCAACTTTGAAATACTAACTACTGAAATTGTAGGAAACGTTCAAAAAACCGATATTCAATGTTAG
- the csrA gene encoding carbon storage regulator CsrA gives MLVLTRRLHEAIQIGGEIEIIVLSIQGDQVKLGINAPKHVDIHRKEIYLAIQAENSEASLASKTVLHELQSHLKKLERGENE, from the coding sequence GTGCTTGTACTAACGCGTAGATTACATGAAGCGATTCAAATCGGCGGGGAGATTGAGATTATTGTTCTTTCTATCCAAGGCGATCAAGTAAAGCTAGGAATCAATGCTCCGAAACATGTCGATATTCACCGCAAAGAAATCTACCTCGCTATCCAAGCGGAAAATAGTGAAGCGTCTCTCGCCTCGAAAACCGTTTTACATGAATTACAAAGCCATCTGAAAAAACTAGAAAGGGGGGAGAACGAATGA
- a CDS encoding glycosyltransferase, which produces MKPLLSLCIIVRNEEKVLQRCLDSVHGIVDEIIIVDTGSTDSTKEIALKYVDKIYDFEWTNSFADARNYAQNQASGEWILVLDADEYVDRESLQQLMTILKNSKENIDGYDVTIYNFMGTYGERVLQHKSTRIYRNSPHIRYYRSIHEQLQKNGNHELTTEMIPFIIYHSGYMTQTVKEKRKNERNAPLIEKELNFSNSKGFDYFNLANEYLSKAEVEEALKYYLMAYKLKPDFRFSWVSICIVQIILCLKYLERFNDALNVISDAEHIYSETPDFKYLRGEIYYLQHRYDDALEVLSELVNNKHKYQKFIKSIEYLEYDPHILLGHIYKHKGNLQEAVHHYTSALSINNKSYESLYHVLGLLAKCHSGDEVIQFLERRNWFTNERDILLLLRVALNLGLEAITEYYVSKLKEEYVRKGFEIKLNILKGEYEEAITQLLNGSLYSLETYIKNGCLDLYDVLIASLISGRLEVVQLLITIVGDEKEREFLKFIIQDSDCVPEQSFYLHLIERTIQLQKYDLFEQLIGLRNQFSNKINLYLGHLLHRYEFIEVALGFYQSIEDFNALDADGFVNIVEGLAMKEQFAEAIQYGLLAINLGHHDFRLYKYVLELMKLSGMQEERLTILQEAKNIYPDSKWLIQQRELRGRLI; this is translated from the coding sequence ATGAAGCCATTACTATCGTTATGTATAATTGTGAGAAATGAAGAGAAGGTATTACAACGTTGTCTTGATTCCGTGCATGGTATTGTCGATGAAATTATTATTGTTGATACTGGGTCAACTGATTCCACAAAAGAAATTGCTCTAAAGTATGTAGATAAAATATATGATTTTGAGTGGACAAATAGCTTTGCGGATGCCCGAAATTATGCACAAAATCAAGCAAGCGGGGAATGGATTTTAGTTCTTGATGCAGATGAGTATGTTGATAGGGAGAGCCTGCAACAACTAATGACAATATTAAAAAACTCAAAGGAAAATATAGATGGTTATGATGTGACAATCTATAACTTCATGGGTACGTATGGGGAGCGTGTCCTTCAGCATAAAAGTACAAGAATATATCGGAATAGCCCTCATATTCGCTATTATCGCTCCATTCACGAACAACTACAAAAAAATGGTAATCATGAATTAACGACAGAAATGATTCCTTTTATTATTTATCATTCAGGATATATGACTCAAACTGTCAAAGAAAAGAGAAAGAATGAACGTAATGCCCCGTTAATTGAAAAGGAATTGAATTTTTCTAATAGTAAAGGTTTTGATTACTTTAATTTGGCAAATGAGTACCTCTCTAAAGCTGAGGTAGAAGAAGCTCTAAAGTATTACCTAATGGCTTATAAGTTGAAACCTGATTTTAGATTTAGTTGGGTTTCAATTTGTATTGTGCAAATTATTTTGTGTTTGAAATATTTAGAAAGATTTAATGATGCGTTAAATGTTATAAGCGATGCCGAGCATATTTACAGTGAAACTCCTGATTTCAAATATTTAAGAGGCGAAATTTATTATTTGCAGCATAGATACGATGACGCCTTAGAAGTTTTATCAGAGCTAGTAAACAATAAACATAAGTATCAAAAATTTATAAAGAGTATCGAGTATTTAGAGTATGATCCGCATATTTTACTTGGGCATATTTATAAACATAAAGGAAATCTACAAGAAGCCGTCCATCATTATACGAGTGCATTGTCTATAAATAATAAGAGTTACGAATCCTTATATCATGTTTTAGGCTTGTTGGCTAAATGTCATTCTGGAGATGAGGTTATCCAATTTTTAGAAAGACGAAATTGGTTTACTAATGAAAGGGATATATTGCTTTTATTAAGAGTTGCTCTTAACTTAGGCCTAGAAGCGATTACTGAATATTATGTTTCAAAGTTAAAAGAAGAATACGTTAGAAAAGGATTCGAAATTAAACTAAATATTTTAAAAGGAGAATATGAAGAAGCAATTACACAATTACTAAATGGTTCTTTATATTCTTTAGAAACTTATATAAAAAATGGTTGCTTAGATTTGTACGATGTTTTGATTGCTTCATTAATTTCCGGAAGATTAGAGGTTGTTCAATTGCTAATCACTATAGTTGGAGATGAAAAGGAAAGAGAGTTTTTGAAATTTATTATTCAAGACTCGGATTGCGTTCCGGAACAAAGTTTTTATCTTCATTTAATCGAGCGAACCATTCAACTGCAAAAATATGACCTATTCGAGCAATTAATTGGTTTGCGAAATCAATTTAGCAACAAAATTAATCTTTATCTTGGACATTTGCTGCATCGTTATGAATTTATTGAAGTAGCTCTTGGATTTTACCAAAGCATTGAAGACTTCAATGCTTTGGATGCAGATGGTTTTGTTAATATAGTTGAAGGCCTAGCCATGAAGGAACAGTTTGCAGAAGCCATTCAATATGGGTTGTTAGCCATCAATCTCGGTCATCATGATTTTCGATTATATAAATATGTGTTGGAACTGATGAAACTAAGTGGGATGCAAGAAGAACGCCTTACTATTTTACAGGAGGCTAAAAACATTTACCCTGACAGCAAATGGCTTATACAGCAGAGGGAATTAAGAGGGAGACTTATATGA
- a CDS encoding TIGR03826 family flagellar region protein: MNLDNCPKCGGLFVKSQFRDICEGCYREEEKQFEKVYHYIRKRENRMATIPQVVEGTGVEEDLIIKFIKSGRLQLANFPNLGYPCGRCGTIIREGKFCVKCMKDLNKQIEVLKQEEERKKESQHKRIYYTKQNEKED; the protein is encoded by the coding sequence ATGAATTTAGATAATTGTCCAAAATGTGGAGGTTTATTTGTAAAAAGCCAATTCCGCGATATTTGTGAGGGATGTTATCGAGAAGAGGAAAAACAATTTGAAAAAGTGTACCACTATATAAGAAAACGGGAAAATCGAATGGCTACCATTCCTCAAGTAGTGGAAGGAACAGGAGTAGAAGAGGATTTAATTATTAAATTTATTAAATCAGGACGGCTACAACTTGCTAATTTTCCGAACTTAGGTTATCCATGTGGACGATGCGGTACGATCATTCGGGAAGGGAAATTTTGTGTAAAATGTATGAAAGATTTGAATAAACAAATTGAGGTACTAAAACAAGAGGAAGAGCGGAAAAAAGAATCTCAGCACAAAAGAATATATTATACAAAGCAAAATGAGAAAGAAGATTAA
- the flgM gene encoding flagellar biosynthesis anti-sigma factor FlgM, translated as MRIHNFYSTKIDPYKLYPNKASVNDKSNPKKDQVEISEEAKELQQNSSWMLERQNKVQALKEQVQSGSYKVDAYAVAKSVYDFYFNK; from the coding sequence GTGCGAATTCATAACTTTTATTCCACAAAGATAGATCCTTATAAACTATACCCTAACAAGGCTTCCGTGAACGATAAGTCGAATCCAAAGAAAGACCAAGTAGAGATTTCAGAAGAAGCAAAAGAGTTACAACAAAATTCATCATGGATGTTGGAGCGGCAAAATAAAGTGCAAGCGCTAAAAGAACAAGTCCAAAGCGGAAGCTATAAAGTAGATGCATATGCGGTTGCCAAAAGTGTATACGATTTTTATTTTAACAAATAA
- a CDS encoding flagellar biosynthesis protein FlhB — protein sequence MKNRYKHYFSALACYEGEVSRLTETTKRTIAKEIIEKANERNIPLPKDRSLVEHLAEHEHRVPAQLYAVIGEIVRLMKQLDQM from the coding sequence ATGAAAAATCGCTATAAACACTATTTTTCTGCTTTGGCTTGTTATGAGGGGGAAGTGAGTCGTCTAACAGAAACGACGAAGCGAACAATCGCAAAAGAAATCATTGAAAAAGCTAATGAACGAAATATACCATTACCAAAAGACCGCTCTCTTGTCGAACATTTAGCCGAACATGAACATCGTGTTCCAGCACAACTTTATGCAGTTATTGGGGAAATTGTCCGTTTGATGAAACAGCTCGATCAAATGTAG
- a CDS encoding YaaR family protein: protein MEIQKITKTNILKPSSKEKTTAASVTFSEMVAKNEENFMHERFHQLTQQIEEQGKKLLESRSIEDLRKYKQLVKSLLNDVVKHGLQLSEQRGFNWMGRQRIFKIVKEVDTKLLELTNKTLQNEQEGVDLLTAIGEIQGLIINIYT from the coding sequence ATGGAAATCCAAAAAATAACAAAAACTAACATACTCAAACCAAGCTCAAAAGAAAAAACAACTGCTGCTTCTGTTACGTTTTCGGAAATGGTGGCAAAAAACGAAGAAAATTTTATGCACGAACGTTTTCACCAACTTACTCAACAAATTGAGGAACAAGGGAAAAAGTTGCTTGAGTCGCGTTCGATTGAAGATTTACGAAAATATAAACAACTGGTTAAATCCTTGCTGAACGATGTGGTAAAACATGGACTACAGCTATCTGAACAACGCGGATTTAACTGGATGGGGCGTCAGCGCATATTTAAGATTGTAAAAGAAGTGGATACAAAGCTGCTCGAATTAACGAACAAGACGCTACAAAATGAACAAGAGGGAGTAGATTTGTTAACGGCCATTGGTGAAATCCAAGGATTAATTATTAATATTTATACGTAA
- the flgK gene encoding flagellar hook-associated protein FlgK translates to MGSTFQGLEIAKRGMFTQQTALYVTGHNIANANTPGYSRQRVNFVETEPYPAASMNRPQIPGQMGTGVEAGSIQRVRESFLDVQYREENNKLGYWEARADATAKMQDIMNEPSDNGLSKTLDQFWQSLQDLSANPENEGARSVVRQRGLAVVETFHYLYDSLSQIQKDFGNQIGVTITQINSLTAQISNINKQISEIEPHGYLPNDLYDERDRLVDQLSELVNVRVEKVSSGGNTLKIAEGTYNVYLVDNSGNPILDGSGNKIYLVQGSTVNSLSIPSPNGQDIDGDGVTETPSGDIDQMQVGTTTIPITTFSSGKLLGLVESFGYKDSLGNTKGIYPEMVSHLNDLAYAFGTVFNKVHQQGYALDGSTTGIDFFSGLTATDAAKNITLSSAIDDLSKIAASIDGTSGNGNNAINLANVGKMLLSSNSVSLVGTSTILDLTTLGLPLTSGTIKSNYEGWIGKLGVDGQQAERMKNNSDTLKQSVDGRRQSASSVSLDEEMTNMIKYQHAYNAAARQITVIDQMLDKVINGMGIVGR, encoded by the coding sequence ATGGGCTCAACGTTTCAAGGGCTGGAAATAGCAAAACGCGGCATGTTCACGCAACAAACGGCATTATATGTGACAGGTCATAACATTGCGAATGCGAATACCCCTGGCTACTCGCGTCAACGTGTCAATTTTGTAGAAACAGAGCCGTATCCAGCCGCTTCGATGAACCGCCCGCAAATTCCTGGACAGATGGGGACTGGTGTGGAAGCCGGTTCTATTCAGCGGGTGAGGGAGAGCTTTTTAGATGTGCAGTACCGTGAGGAAAATAATAAGCTTGGGTATTGGGAAGCAAGAGCAGATGCTACTGCCAAAATGCAAGATATTATGAACGAACCTTCAGACAACGGGCTATCCAAAACGCTCGATCAATTCTGGCAGTCATTGCAAGATTTAAGTGCTAACCCTGAGAATGAAGGGGCTCGCTCCGTTGTTCGACAGCGTGGATTGGCGGTAGTGGAAACATTTCATTATTTGTATGATTCGCTATCACAAATTCAAAAAGACTTTGGCAACCAAATTGGTGTGACGATTACCCAAATCAACTCACTGACTGCACAAATTAGCAATATTAACAAACAAATTAGTGAAATTGAGCCACACGGCTATTTGCCGAATGATTTATATGACGAAAGAGACCGACTCGTCGATCAGTTGTCAGAGCTTGTCAATGTACGTGTGGAAAAAGTATCGAGTGGCGGAAACACATTAAAAATTGCCGAAGGAACGTACAATGTGTATTTAGTAGACAACAGCGGCAATCCGATTCTAGATGGCAGCGGCAATAAAATTTATCTAGTGCAAGGTAGTACTGTGAATTCACTTTCCATTCCGAGTCCGAATGGACAAGATATTGATGGAGATGGCGTGACAGAAACCCCCTCTGGTGATATCGACCAGATGCAAGTAGGGACAACGACTATACCGATTACCACTTTTTCATCGGGTAAATTGCTAGGTCTTGTGGAATCATTTGGGTATAAAGATTCATTAGGAAATACAAAAGGGATTTATCCGGAAATGGTTAGCCATTTGAACGATTTAGCCTACGCGTTCGGTACAGTATTTAACAAAGTTCATCAACAAGGATACGCATTAGATGGAAGTACAACGGGCATTGATTTTTTTAGTGGTTTGACAGCAACAGACGCTGCTAAAAACATTACATTATCTTCAGCGATTGACGATCTATCGAAAATTGCGGCATCTATTGATGGAACATCAGGAAACGGCAATAACGCTATCAACTTGGCGAATGTCGGAAAAATGTTGTTGTCGTCCAATTCCGTGAGCTTAGTTGGGACATCGACGATTTTAGATTTAACAACCCTTGGACTACCACTAACATCTGGGACGATCAAATCTAATTACGAAGGATGGATTGGAAAACTAGGAGTGGATGGGCAACAAGCAGAACGAATGAAAAATAATAGCGATACGTTAAAACAATCGGTCGACGGCCGCCGTCAATCGGCTAGTTCTGTCTCATTAGACGAGGAAATGACTAATATGATTAAATACCAGCATGCTTATAATGCAGCAGCGCGGCAAATTACGGTGATTGATCAAATGTTGGATAAAGTGATTAACGGAATGGGAATTGTAGGAAGGTAG
- a CDS encoding DUF6470 family protein: MQLPQIRLQSTFAKIAIHTTPPVQEIKQPPAELEITQPPAQLTMETTPSKLTIDQTKAWEDMDLKHIFRRIEEFAQKGYEDWLEGIARVSRQGDELMRIEDGGQPLVEQAKENSDKPMYEFNIGWIPSLFSVKTNFEPAKVHIDVKVHKPMVQAKANKPIIHYTPGKVNVDLAQRNSLKIDFVNIGNQVEISV, from the coding sequence ATGCAGCTTCCGCAAATACGCTTGCAATCGACGTTTGCAAAAATCGCGATTCATACCACTCCGCCTGTGCAGGAAATAAAACAGCCGCCGGCAGAGTTAGAAATTACGCAACCGCCTGCCCAATTAACGATGGAAACCACTCCTTCAAAACTAACGATTGACCAAACAAAAGCATGGGAAGACATGGACTTAAAGCATATTTTCCGCCGCATTGAAGAATTTGCGCAAAAAGGGTATGAAGACTGGTTGGAAGGCATTGCCCGCGTATCTCGGCAAGGAGATGAGTTGATGAGAATTGAAGATGGCGGACAGCCGCTGGTCGAGCAAGCAAAAGAAAACAGCGACAAGCCAATGTATGAATTTAACATTGGGTGGATTCCATCTCTTTTTAGCGTCAAGACTAATTTTGAACCAGCAAAAGTGCATATTGACGTGAAGGTTCATAAGCCGATGGTTCAGGCGAAAGCGAATAAACCGATAATTCACTATACACCAGGAAAAGTAAACGTTGATTTGGCACAGCGAAATTCGTTGAAAATTGACTTTGTCAACATTGGTAATCAAGTAGAAATTTCTGTTTAA
- a CDS encoding flagellar protein FlgN, whose product MSATPLVDLLEKYLTVHEQLLQSSRKKTEVLKKGDTDALMTIVKEEQKILAMINQMEKKRMELMTDFAHDCLAQDLTLTACIELAPSSEQVVLKRLQDQLLEVMAELKEVNELNQQLIEQSLQFVNMTLQLILPQPQEISYRHPHSTSLRQDNSWTIFDSKA is encoded by the coding sequence ATGTCCGCCACACCGCTAGTTGATTTATTAGAAAAATATTTGACCGTGCACGAGCAATTGCTGCAATCATCTCGTAAAAAAACGGAGGTGCTAAAGAAAGGCGATACAGACGCCTTAATGACTATCGTCAAAGAAGAACAGAAAATATTGGCGATGATTAACCAAATGGAAAAAAAACGTATGGAATTAATGACTGATTTTGCCCATGATTGTTTAGCGCAGGACCTGACGTTAACGGCATGTATCGAATTAGCTCCATCATCGGAACAGGTAGTATTAAAAAGGTTACAAGACCAACTGTTAGAGGTGATGGCAGAGTTAAAAGAAGTCAATGAGCTCAATCAGCAGCTTATTGAGCAATCATTGCAATTTGTCAATATGACGCTTCAATTAATTTTGCCACAGCCGCAAGAAATCAGCTATCGTCATCCTCATTCGACTTCTTTGCGGCAAGATAATAGCTGGACAATTTTTGACTCAAAAGCATAG
- the flgL gene encoding flagellar hook-associated protein FlgL, producing the protein MRVTQGMLASNMLRNLSTSYAQLGKYQDQLSTGKKINRPSDDPVVAMKGMVYRTNLTEVQQFKRNFSEANSWIDNSDSALDEATQVLQRIRELVVQASNDTYESSQRASIAQEVKQLTDHLVTIANTKVGDKYIFNGTDTLKQPVDLNQTPPVAPTNSQQVNIELSQGIYIPVNVDATKIFGYDTTATAANGNRLFSDLQFLNNDLNDPTKSGKDINQYLSYIDKHINNFLSARAELGARMNRIELMEDRVDQQEVIANKILSDNEDADIEQVITDLKTQESVHRAALGVGARIIQPTLLDFLR; encoded by the coding sequence ATGCGCGTAACACAAGGAATGTTGGCTTCTAATATGCTGAGAAATTTAAGCACAAGCTACGCACAACTTGGAAAATATCAAGACCAACTATCGACGGGAAAAAAGATTAATCGACCTTCGGACGACCCGGTTGTGGCGATGAAAGGGATGGTGTACCGCACGAATTTAACTGAGGTACAGCAGTTTAAGCGTAACTTTTCGGAAGCGAATAGCTGGATTGATAATTCTGACTCGGCGCTTGATGAAGCGACACAAGTGTTACAAAGGATCCGCGAACTTGTTGTGCAGGCAAGCAACGACACATACGAATCAAGCCAAAGAGCCTCGATTGCTCAAGAAGTAAAGCAATTGACAGATCATCTTGTCACTATTGCCAATACAAAAGTAGGAGATAAATATATTTTTAACGGAACAGATACACTAAAACAGCCGGTAGACTTGAATCAAACCCCACCTGTTGCACCAACGAACTCGCAACAAGTCAATATTGAGCTATCACAAGGAATTTATATACCGGTAAATGTGGATGCAACGAAAATATTTGGATATGATACTACAGCAACGGCGGCAAACGGCAATAGATTATTTAGTGATCTGCAATTTTTAAACAACGACTTAAACGATCCGACGAAGTCAGGGAAAGACATTAACCAATATCTTAGCTACATCGACAAGCATATAAATAATTTCCTAAGCGCCCGTGCGGAATTAGGGGCACGAATGAACCGCATAGAATTAATGGAAGATCGGGTCGACCAACAAGAGGTAATCGCTAATAAAATTTTATCCGATAATGAAGATGCTGATATCGAGCAAGTAATTACGGATTTAAAAACACAAGAAAGCGTACATCGTGCCGCTCTCGGTGTCGGTGCCCGTATTATTCAGCCGACGCTTCTTGACTTTTTACGTTAA
- a CDS encoding flagellin N-terminal helical domain-containing protein has translation MRINHNIAALNTYRQLTSGTSAAAKNMEKLSSGLRINRAGDDAAGLAISEKMRGQIRGLDMAAKNSQDAISLIQTAEGALNETHAILQRMRELAVQGGNDTNTTADRNNIQDELNQLLSEIDRISNTTQFNTKNLLDGSFIGTFQVGANDNQIISLSINSMSTGSGALNVAGISVGSNALSSQAIASIDNAISAVSKERSKLGAYQNRLEHTINNLSTSSENLTAAESRIRDVDMAKEMMEFTKNNILTQAAQAMLAQANQQPQGVLQLLR, from the coding sequence ATGAGAATCAATCATAATATTGCAGCTCTTAACACTTACCGCCAACTAACATCGGGTACAAGCGCAGCAGCTAAAAACATGGAGAAGTTATCTTCTGGTCTTCGCATCAACCGTGCCGGCGATGACGCAGCAGGTCTTGCGATCTCTGAAAAAATGCGCGGTCAAATTCGCGGGTTAGATATGGCTGCGAAAAACTCTCAAGATGCGATTTCTTTAATCCAAACTGCAGAGGGCGCATTGAATGAAACTCATGCGATTCTTCAACGCATGCGTGAACTAGCAGTTCAAGGTGGTAACGATACAAACACAACTGCAGACCGCAACAACATTCAAGACGAGTTAAATCAATTATTGTCTGAAATCGACCGCATTTCTAACACAACACAATTTAACACTAAAAACTTGTTAGACGGTTCATTTATTGGCACATTCCAAGTAGGTGCAAATGATAATCAAATTATTTCATTGTCTATTAACTCAATGAGCACTGGTTCAGGCGCTCTTAATGTGGCTGGTATTTCTGTTGGTTCAAACGCTTTATCGAGCCAAGCTATTGCATCGATTGATAACGCAATTAGCGCGGTGTCTAAAGAACGTTCTAAACTTGGTGCATATCAAAACCGTCTAGAGCACACTATTAACAACTTGTCAACATCATCGGAGAACTTGACTGCTGCTGAATCTCGCATCCGCGATGTAGACATGGCAAAAGAAATGATGGAATTCACGAAGAACAACATCCTTACTCAAGCAGCACAAGCGATGCTTGCGCAAGCTAACCAACAACCACAAGGCGTTCTTCAATTACTTCGCTAA